Genomic window (ANME-2 cluster archaeon):
GCCAGGAACAATAATTAAATCTATATTATCCAATTTAGGCATTGATGTGATTCCAATCTCACAGGCACCGTTCAGTGCTGTTTCATTTGAGCACAGGGAGAGCATTGATCAGGATAATGTGTCCAAGATTCTCACGGGTTTTAGTGAGTACTCAGGAGCAATGATGAAAAGGGCAAAGTTAATGAGCAGCATCTCTGAAGTGACAAATACTCATTCCATGGTCATTGTAAATGGATATTGCAGGTCAGAGATGATAGAAAATACTGTACTTGTGGAGAAGAAAAAACTTGACACAATGGATGATTTTCTTGACCTTATGACTTTTATTTCCGAAAAGGTCAAAAAGACTTGAATTGCCAGATAAAATATGACAATTTATTTATTTGTCATCAACATAGTATTATACTTAGTAATATATTGAATACCAATATATTAATCTGTGTGGAGTAAAAAATGAAGTCTTTTGCAATAATACGTGCAGATAGTCCTACAAAGGTACATACTGCGCTACTTGATTTAAGGAGATACGGACAGATGGTGTTTTCAGGACCACCAAGATCCATATCACCGGATTATGCAGACGAGATACTTGGGAAGGTAATGAATCGTCCATTGAAAAATAAGTGCTATGCAGCAGCTTTAGTTTCACTGAACACAAGTCCAAGTGTCGCTATTGGAAAACTTACAAAGATACATCCGCCTGCACATGTGGTCATTGTCAGTTCCCAGCATAAAGTGTTTGAGGAACTGGGAAAGAATATTAAGATCCTGCCTGAGTTTAGCCAGCGAGACAATGAAATGCTGCAAAATAATGACTGACAAATCAAGAAAATGCTCACTTCGTTCACATTTTCTAAGCCTACAGTAAAGTATATACTTCCCTATACGTCAAGAAATAGCTGCTGACTTTTAACTCGTGATCACTTCGAATATGATCGTATATACGATTGCGCTCTAATAAGGTGGTCGGCAAGTACCAGTGCTGTCATGGCTTCGGCTACAGGTACGATCCTGGGTGGGATTGTTGGGTCATGTCGCCCTTCTATTGTTATATTGGTTTCGAACATATCAGACATGTCTACAGTCCTCTGGGACCGGGCAATGGAGGGTGTGGGTTTAACAGCTATTCTGCAAACGATTGTTTCACCGCTGGAGATGCCTCCCAAAATCCCACCGGCATTGTTGGTGGAACATACCACCTTCCCATTTTGCATTTCGAAAGGGTCGTTCATCTGGCTTCCTGTCATGGTGGCAGCTGCAAAACCTGAGCCTATTTCCACGCCCTTGACTGCACCGATTCCCATAAGAGCCCCTGCAAGGTCACAGTCCAGTTTATCGAATACGGGCTCGCCCAGGCCGGGCGGAACCCCAAGAGCCAGTATCTCAACAATTCCGCCGATGCTATCCTTATCTTCCCGGGCCTGTTTTACTCTTTCCAGCATGGCCTTTGCAACTT
Coding sequences:
- a CDS encoding DUF356 domain-containing protein; translated protein: MKSFAIIRADSPTKVHTALLDLRRYGQMVFSGPPRSISPDYADEILGKVMNRPLKNKCYAAALVSLNTSPSVAIGKLTKIHPPAHVVIVSSQHKVFEELGKNIKILPEFSQRDNEMLQNND